In Muribaculum gordoncarteri, the genomic window TGCAGACCTTCCGCTCGTCTTTCCGTTCACGAAAACCGTAGGACGAAAGGTTTTCCATGAAAGCCTCCCATACCGGATCTGCGGCATCAATATTGATGCAGGATTCGGCAGTATTACCGGGTTCCTGTATCCCGGCAGCCTCACGCGACGTAGTTGTTCCGGCAGCATGGCCGACAGGCGTAGCCACATTACGGATGCTTCCGAGCAGTCCGTCTATATCAGGGAAATTATTGTTATCCATTTTCAGTGTCAGCTTCGATGTGTCCGAATATTTCTTTGAAGATTGTGTCGAAAGCGGCCTGTGTGACCTCTAATTGTCCGTCCAGATCCGATAATGTGCAGAAGCGTTCCATATCTGCCCTTGAATTGATTTTAGGAGTCACAAGACCATAGCGGCTGAATGTTTCCCTTGTTTCCTCCCACAGCATAAGCTCGCTACGGCGTCCGACCCTCGCGTCATGTCGGTTCGGCACGAGAATCAGACGGGCGTTCATTTTCCCGGCCATGACGTTTTTCAGCTTTTGCAGAAATGCGATGAATGTGGCGGTCGAGGGGATGGTGGTCCTGTCGTAGTGGTAGGGACAAATTATATAGTCGGAGTTGGCGAACAATGTCACGAGTCCCTGCTGTTTTAGATTCCCTGGAGAATCGAATATTGCCACACACCGTGTTTTGCGGATGTTGCCTATGAACCCGAATAGGGCTTCTTCCTTATTCAATGAAAAAGGAAGAACCTCATAGGGGATGGCGGTATCTCCCGAAGGATAGCGTTTCAGGTCGCTCTCACGCCGTTGCGCCAGACTCTCCTGCGAATCGCAGTCAATGACAATCACCGGGAGCCCCTTCTTTACAAGATAGTTGGCAAAAGTGACGCATAGAGTTGTTTTCCCTACGCCCCCTTTCTGATTGGCAAATGTTATGATTATTGATTCGTCCATTACACCCTGGTTCAATGATTCATATGGCAAAATTACCACGGTGCTTCATCGCGATATGTAACTTTGGACACCTTTCTTCAAATCTTGGGACTTTA contains:
- a CDS encoding ParA family protein, whose amino-acid sequence is MDESIIITFANQKGGVGKTTLCVTFANYLVKKGLPVIVIDCDSQESLAQRRESDLKRYPSGDTAIPYEVLPFSLNKEEALFGFIGNIRKTRCVAIFDSPGNLKQQGLVTLFANSDYIICPYHYDRTTIPSTATFIAFLQKLKNVMAGKMNARLILVPNRHDARVGRRSELMLWEETRETFSRYGLVTPKINSRADMERFCTLSDLDGQLEVTQAAFDTIFKEIFGHIEADTENG